The following nucleotide sequence is from Salvelinus namaycush isolate Seneca chromosome 23, SaNama_1.0, whole genome shotgun sequence.
AGTTGCTCCTGGACACATTTGATGATTCTGTCCTCTGGCATTCCCAGGTGGACTTTCACTGAGGTCTGGGAACTTTAAAACGAACAAGCAAAGCATGATAATTCCTGTCTTAACTTGGCAAATTGGTCAAGCGTTGTAATTTTAGTATTCTAAATATCTACATGTCCTTTTGATCGCTTTTCATGCTCATTAATTTGAATATGCTCAAAGGCTGATACATTACATTTTGTACTACATCAGATAGAGTAAAATGCATTGGCTAACACTGGGATAGATGATCTTGGTGAAATCCATACATGAAAACCTTGAGGGGAACATACCTCTTAGAAGAGGGTGTTAGGGACCTGAGATGTTGAGCCCCTGTGCCGCCCTTATACATTTTCTTCGCCAGATATCTAACTTCCTGGATGAGCTCCAGTCTTTCCTGATCAAAGGCAGCAAAGGATCTTGCACTGCCACCCCTCTTGGGTGAGTCAGTATCGTCGTCAGCAAAGTCCTTCACCCCCAGTACGCGTGCCAGGGCTGGCAGCAGGATCTGCAGGGTGGTCTGTGTGATGAAGGTTACAATTGTCTTGCACAATTTGGCAAGCTGTTCCTTCGTCATCTGTTTTGAACAAATAGAACAAAAACTGTATTTTCAATGGAACTGTGATGTAAAGTATTCTAGATCGAACAGAATGCATTTGATCAACATTGTTATTCTTGTCTGTGACTGAATTCAAAGTTTGATGAAGTCTGACAGAGAAATGAACATGAATAACAGAATATAACTTGATGGCTAATCTCTGAATTCAACAGATTATTGACACACCAGAGGTCAAAGGCAGATAGGGAAACTTACAGGGTTTTTTAATCCTTTGTAGATCACTTGCCACTGCCTAGAAAATTTAAAATAAGTGTTTTAATTAGTGTTTAGTTCCCACTGCACATTATTTCATAAATGTTGAACATTACAGAAAAACTTTTAACATACTCATCAGTAAGATTGCGCAGGAATGAGATGAGGATTGGGTAGGAGTATTCCATCTCATCCTTGTTGCCTGGGCCGAATGCAGCCTTAACAGCTTTCGTCTCCAGGAGCTCAATTACAGATCCTCTATCCAGGTGTTTATTCCTGGAGACTAAAGATGTGATTGCCGTAGAGGAAGTAGAAACAAAATTAAAGAGAAATCCGGCGTTTTATCTCTTAATACTCTGATTTCATTGTTTTAGGGTTTTAGAATAGGCCTATTTGAATAAAGCTATCTATGTGACCTTTCTTACtgattacagtagactacagtttcaTTGAAAATGGATAGCACAACCTGCACATCACAGACAGAATAGAGAAACAATGTAGTACTAGAGAGGTAAATCTCTGACCTGCATTGTTGTCGGTGCCCAGCTTCCTTGACTTCTTGCCACTACTCTTCCTTTTTGCCtaggatagaacagaacagatTCCAGATCTCAAATGATGGCAGACATGTAACACCAGGGCCGATACATAAAGTGCATCAGATAAGGTGTGGGCTCAACCTTGCCCAAATAAttgtattcattatgatctaaaatcTCTGAGACAATTTATGAATAGGCTATGGGCCAGGTCAAAGCAGCTCTTAAAAACACGTTTTGAAAACAGCTATGTTGTTAtcatagatatatagatatctatGGTAGGGCTGCTATCAGGTGCAGAGTGTAGCCCAGTAGGCCTATTATGTGCTCTGTCACTCCTGCTATCTTACCTTCCTTCCCTTCTTGGCCTCCTCTTTGGGCGTGGCCACCGGTTCTTCCTCAACAACTTCCTTTCCTTCCCTCTGAGGATCACCATCCTCCCTCTGTACTACCTGAAGGACAGACATTCCAATAAGTAATACTAGGTCAATGTCAGAGTAGATCTGTGCAGAGGACCTCATAAATAGAGCTACAGACATATCAGAGCTAAGCTGGTGACTTTATAGAGAATGGCAAATTTGTTTTACAATATGTTATAGCTTTTTTACAAGAAATATCCGCTTAGATTacttttttcttttttactttcCCCCAATATTGTGTGAAGTCATTTAGCTTACCTTTTCTTCATCCATTCAAGCTATTTTATATATCGAAAAGCACGTCCTTGTCTGTGTTGGTTACATTCAAGTTGAGTTCAAGTCGAGAGTGAGGACAATATTGCAGGCAGGGACTGTAATTTAGGGCTACATGCTACGTCATGGAACGTTAGACCTTTATGACATCACAAATAGTATTTTTAGGAAGAGCGCGGGAAAGGTTACTTGCCCACTCAGTAGGACTAGCTAATATTGAGAGAAATTTCCCCGTCAAACGTTTTCGATTGCCTACCCCTACGCCTTCAATTGAACAATTACACTACCAATAATTGTATCACTCTCTCTCGGCAGGTCAAAACCAATCATTGGTCAAAACACAGAAACATGTGGTCCTGCCTTTGCAATATTGTCTCTCTTGTGGGTTTACTTAAGTATGACATGTAGGCTTACTGTGTAGGATCCAGCTGATTGATCTGTCCTAGTCAGCCTTAGGTTGAACCCAAAATCTTCTGGGAAATATTTGTTAATAATATTCATTTCAATATCGTTTTATTCTTTGATTTAGTCCCAATCAAATCCTATTGTTGTCTGCCAAACCCCACCAAATATGTATTGTAGGACATACTGTAGCGGGAGAAAGTGAGAGCTGCAACGGGAACGCGGACTCGTCCGGTGGCTCCTTCAGTGCAGAGGCAAGCGCGTATGCCAGTGCCACTAAAGCCCGGGCTTGTGGGTGGAGGCAGTAGCCTACAACGCTGACAGGCAACACCGTGTCATTTTATTAACTCACTCGAATTACATTGTCTTCTTCATTCATTTAGATTGCACATCCTTTCGtggtgaaattagttttgattacTATTAACTTTAATCCACAGATTTTAAGTGTTTATGTTGCCCACGTCATCATGTGATGCTGTGAGCAACCAATTTATGCCCAGCCTTCCTAGATAGGCCTGGGCTGCATAACACGATGAATCTGGGAAAACATAACACTTAAAAAAAAAGTGTAGGCCTACTAGTCTACTATTCAAATCCACACCTCTTCACAAAGACTTACCCAGATTCTGTTGTTATAGCTTTAACCTCTGTTAAATTCActtccctggttagtctgtcatcattagtgttctccatggttagtctgtctcTATGTTTAGTGCACTTTAATATAGCCTGCTTAATTATTTTAATGTTTGATTTTATAGATTTTTATCCTGCAGATTTTCTTGTGTATTTAAATTGACTTTGGGTGTCTTGAAAATCACTTAAAATAGCACTGTTGTTCTAATCGTCAGATCGCAGGTATACTGATCatcactgtccatggtgctgaatctgACTGAGTTTGAATGCTGAAAACTTGTTTACCTACATTTAAAGGCCCTGTGAAGTCAAAATAATtgtatatcatattgtacaacagctgatgaaactaacactgtgaAAGTGTTTTAGAAAAATGTGATCAGGGTTGCTTCCTGATAGTTCTGGTTGAAAATACGGAGCATGTTCCTCTGCCCAGGCCTTGCTGACACTTGCCAGATCTTACactgcctggataggtattttgtgtgtcagctaaccacatcatatgttatagcaatctatCAGTCGATGACACAATGGATGACTTGGcacacaaccattggttgatgcatgcaacacCTGAGCAGGGACACATTCTTTTCACAGCACTTCAATGCAAAGTCATCTTCGTAGAAGGTTTGGAGAGCATTttcactaaccctaactcttttcctaaccttaacctcagtttCCTAACCTGcaacgttaattatcctaacctgctgttgtaagttctcctaacctgctatgaaaaaTTCACTTCGATATTGAAGTGCCATGAAAAGAGTGTTTCCCATATCTATACAgcaccttctaatcagcaggtttgcatgggcgagagttttggctttccatggtgacatcaccatgtgtAAATTGGTTTATAGACCAATGACAAAGAGagtgccaataacagctagttttcattTCCCCTCCACActgaccactcccagacagtcctagcaaaattcttgcttgagaaagttttttttgcaaaaaatacatttttgaccattttaatcgtaatctattacagtaaggtacttaattgttacccagaaatgatttgatattgatataaaaacgtCTGCTTTGGGCCTTCAACAGATATGTGCACTAAATACTCAGAAATcacatatatttacattttagaatgTATTTTATCAAGGAAGTAagttaaacatgtattttttaatcTTACTCTTAGTTGCAAATAATTTATTTGGCTGTGGTTCATTTGATTTTCAGCACAACCCTGTTTGATAACTTATAGTATTATAGTGACCTCTTGTGGTAAAATGTCAAACTCACAACTAAACTCATTAAAATGGAGGTTTTCCATACCCTGTCTTATCAAACAGTGCAACATTTGACTGATGAAATAGCATTCTTCTAAAATTCTTACACTTCTAGATGCAAAATACAAGTCACTATTCCAATACTGTTTGATTCTGCCATTTTGGAAATAGTATTTACAAATATGAGCGCAAATGTCTGAGATTGAGACATTTCAGTTAAAACCCTTTGGATAATTTCAACATTAATTACTTAACATctatacacatacacaccatgCACATATCAATAAACAAAGGCACACATGCTACAAATAGTTAGTGACTACCTACCAGTCAATTAAATTAGATTATTCAGAAAAATAATATTGTTATAAGAGACATATTGCCTTTAGACAACATAAATGACTGCGTCTGGACACAGGTCAAAACTACTCTGCCGAGCACAAGTACTCTGTCGAGCTCAAGTTACCAGCTATGTATGATTTCAACACTTACATTTATTGAGTTATTGAAAAGTATCCTACAAACATTGTTCGAATGTGAAAGTGATCAGGTTTTCTGAAACAGGTGTTTTTGTATTGAAGAACCCTGAGAATGTGGACAGTAGGCCTTGTGTGAACAGGTGTGAACAGACTGAAGATAATGATGTTTTCCTTTCTCTGTCTTTCGAAACTCAGGAACAGTTTGAATGTTCTTTTATGTCATTTAAACAATGGTATGGATGATTAAGCTGGATCTTTCTCTCTGAATCAGGAGTGCACTTTCATTCTCCCAATTTTTCCAAAAGCCCAATCTGAGCAACCTATGCTATAAACCCTGTCTTTCCCATTGTTGTTTCAAAAGTGGAAAATGCTAAATTCGATAATCACACATAATGGGCATTTCACAGCCAAGACTTCTTGATCCTTCCCATCAACTCCATGTTGGAGGTGCACTCCACAGTAGAGTTGGTCTCAAAGGAGATGGCTGGGACGTGAGTGAGAAGGTGGCCCCCAGCCTTCTCCTGGGCCATGGGCGTGGGAGTCTGCAGGACCAGCCTGCCCCTCAGAGAGTGTTTGAGCTGCAGCAGCAGAGGGTTGTGGTGGTCGTACAGCCCCACAGGGTGGCTCTCGGGCTGGAAGCAGGTGGAGCAAGCGGAGCACAGTACGCGGAAGATGTAGACCCAGCCCAGGTAGTGCAGCTCTGCGATGTTGAGCACAAAGCAGCCCACGCTAATGCTGAACATGAAGTTGAGAAAGATAGTCTTCTCGGTGGCACGTGACACAAAGCAGTCTGTGCGGGTGGGGCAGGGGTAGGTCTCACAGCGGTACAGTTGGGGCACCTCGAAGCCAAACAGGTAGTACTGCCCCAACAGGAAGGTGATCTCCATGACGGAGCGCAGCAGCACATGCAGGATGTATATTAGCAGCACCTGGCTGGACAGCTGAGTTGggtcctcccctacctctccataGTCCACCTCTAGCAGGCTCTGCTCCACCCCCTCCCCTTCCTGACCACCCCACTCCTCTCTGTATCCAGGGCAGTAGGTGGACATACCAGTCTCCATGTTCTCCAGCCCTTTCCTCACCAGCTGTCCAAACACCTTTTTGGAGGTCCGCTCAGCCATCACCTGCCCCTTCTGGACCTCCAGCTTCTTATCCTTGGCGATCTTGTGCAGGACGTAAACGATGTAGAAGATGGACGGCGTGGAGACCAAGACGATCTGGAAGACCCAGAAGCGCAGGTGTGAGACGGGGGCGAAGGTGTCATAGCAGACGGTGTTGCAGCCGGGCTGCAGGGTGTTGCAGGTGAACTTGGACTGCTCATCGCTGTACACCGCGTCCCCCACCAGGGTCACCAGCAGGATGCGGAAGATCAGCAGCATGGTCAGCCAGATCTTGCCGATCACTGTGGAGTGGTTCTGCACCTCGGACAGGAAGCGTCCGAGAATGGACCAGTCTCCCATGGTTTAACCTGGGGGGATCACAACCTCTCAGTCCACTACTACCTAAAACAGTACAGTAGGAATCATTTAGACACCAATATTAATTCTATGTAAAGGAACATTTTCTAGTGTTTTGCAAACAGTGAGAGCAAATGGTTTCTTATCTGATCTAAGATGGTTGTATTGCAACTCACAATACAAAAAACCTTTTTATTCTGTTGAATAAATAAATGTTCCAAAAATGTCACTCCTTATCTCATAACTTCTCAGACAGCTGTTGATACACGAGACTGATAGAGTATGCACATATCAATGAGGGGAATACATTGCAAATTGTAACAGCAGAAAATACTGTTTCCCCTTTCCCTTTATCATCAACAATTGAAAATGCAAACAGAGAAGAACAATCCGAACAAAACAGTTAGAAATCCACTCACCCCTGGATAGTTTGTCTCTTTCCAATGCAAATCTGTAAAAAATGCTTTGCCATGCAGTACGCATTGGCTATAATTAATATGAATGCTGTTTAATGGACGATTTGAACGGTGTTGAGCCTCGTATGGGAGAATAGGCATATTCAGACATATTCAGCCACTCTAGCTGAAACTCTCATTGTACTGTTGGGATACAAAGGCAGCCAATGTACAGTTTAACAAAGATTTAAAATACAATGGGAGGCACCTTTTCTGAACAGCCGGGAATAGTGAAACAATAACAGCAGGGAACAAACTGGAAAAGGAAAACAATGCCAATTTATGCAAAGCTTCTGCTCTAAGCCTGTTTCAAAAATACAATTTAGAGAAATGGAAGATTTAATATTTCTCACTTTTCCAGACTATGCTCAATCAATCTTTGAATGAAATGTGATGACAAAGTAGAGGAATCATCCAGCAGTTTTAGGCTTATAGTCACCAGTTATGACTACAGCATTTGTCTTTCTCTAGGCAACTAGCCTTAGTGCTGGGCCCCATCCACTTATAGGCCTGACCTAAAACAGAGATACAAATCTCACAATACATACAGTTCACTAAAATTGTCTTCCAGGAACTGTCTGGACTAAACAGGACTGTGGTATCCCTTCAAATTGTATACTGAAGTCCCTATAAGCAGCTTGCATCAATGACGTATAGATCCAATCCAAGTCCACAGATGAAACACACAGAACAGGTTGTATCTCCATTAAAATAAGTATGTTTAGAGTCTATCCATCCACTTGAATGTCCATCATGGGATCAAATGTAAAGACCAAGCCTCAGTATCCTCCGCAGCATCCGTGTCTCTGCTTCATCATGGTGTGGTCCATACACTGGGGCTCTGGAACAGAGGACATCAGGACCATTACCCTGCAGTTTGTGAGGGCTGGAATTCAATTGTTACTTTGTGTTGTTGGGCTGAAAGGCTGGATTTGGTGTTGTCCGTGTGTGTCATATGTAAACTACAGGGCAGCCAGTGC
It contains:
- the LOC120018500 gene encoding gap junction delta-2 protein-like, which translates into the protein MGDWSILGRFLSEVQNHSTVIGKIWLTMLLIFRILLVTLVGDAVYSDEQSKFTCNTLQPGCNTVCYDTFAPVSHLRFWVFQIVLVSTPSIFYIVYVLHKIAKDKKLEVQKGQVMAERTSKKVFGQLVRKGLENMETGMSTYCPGYREEWGGQEGEGVEQSLLEVDYGEVGEDPTQLSSQVLLIYILHVLLRSVMEITFLLGQYYLFGFEVPQLYRCETYPCPTRTDCFVSRATEKTIFLNFMFSISVGCFVLNIAELHYLGWVYIFRVLCSACSTCFQPESHPVGLYDHHNPLLLQLKHSLRGRLVLQTPTPMAQEKAGGHLLTHVPAISFETNSTVECTSNMELMGRIKKSWL